The region CCTACCTCGCGGCGCACAACCAGGAATACGACTTCGATGACGTGGCGCGGTACGACTGGCCCGCGGCCATCGAGCACGTCCGAGAGGCAACCGGCGCGGCACAGGTGTCGGTGTTGGCCCACTGCCTGAGTTCGCCGTGCATGATGTTATCCCTGGTTCGGGGATATACTGACCCGGGGCACATCAAGGCCTTCGTGCCCAGCCAGGTCGGCCTGCACCTTGTGATGAACAAGGCGAATCGCCTCAAGGTGAGCCTGGGCGTCGACCGGCTGTTGCCGGCGAACCGGATGGTGCACCAGGCCCAGGACACGCCTCGCGAGGGAATGTGGGATCTGGCCGTGGGGTTCCTGGCGGCGGTGTGGCCCAAGTCCTACTCGTGCGACAACCCCGCGTGCCATCGTCACAGCGCGACGTATGGTGATATCGTCCTCCACGAGAAGATCAACGACGCCACCCACGCGCTCATGGGCGAACTGGTCCCCGAGGTGAACAGTTCGTTTCTCAAGGGCGTGGCGCCGAGCAGCCGGGCCGACGACATCCTCGACGACGACGATCGCCGGCACCTCGACCGCCTCGACGTGCCCATGTTGCTCATCTCCGGGCAGGAGAACCAGATGTTCGTACCGGAAGCCACGGAGCGCACGTGGCATATGCTCCACGACGCCCTCGGGGCCAACATCCAACGCGAGACCTTCGAGGGATTCGGACACCTGGACTGCTATCTCAGCGGAGAGGCCCGCAGACCCATCTGGGAACGTCTTGCGGGCTTCCTGGAGAACGGAGGGTGAAGGCGTCGCCCACGCGCATCGTCTGCCTTGGGGGGGGTGGGCCGCAGTTTACCTGGTCAAGAGGCTGTGCAAGGCCATCAAGCGGGGTGACCCCAAGCTTACGGTCGTGAGCCGGAAGAACTACCACACCTTCCACGGCTTCATTCCCGAGATGCTGGTGGGCCGAATCCAGCCCCAGCAGTTGGTCACGCCGGCGCAGTGGTTGTTCAAACCCTCCCACGTCCAACGTTTCCCAAGGGTCGGCCGAGGCCGAAGTATATGGTCGCTGCAGGACTCGAACCTGCGACATCCACGATGTGAACGTGGCGCTCTACCAGCTGAGCTAAGCGACCTACTTACCAGACGCGCGAGGCCCGGACCGCTGTCCGGACCTCGCTCATTCGTCGATACCCCTACGGGGACTCGAACCCCGGTCTCCGCCGTGAGAGGGCGATATCCTAGGCCACTAGACGATAAGGGCATTCATACCCTCCGATATCGGAGGGCTCAAAGTCTACAAAGGGCCGCTTCCGAGGGTCAACCCCTCAACGCTTTCGGCCCCGGATGTGTCTTCTAGTTCGGTACGTGTGGGAGGTGACGGCCGCTGAATTGGACTGCTCACACCCGTGATAAGTCGTTTCTTCACAAAGACTTGAATCTTTGTTCGCGTAAGGTGAGATATGAAGCTCAATACAGAATCGGTTCGGGGATGGATTAAGGGCCGGAAGGGCTGGAGGCGACGGTCGAACAAGCTCATGAAGGCCTTCGAGTTCAGTTCGTTCCGGGACTCGATCGTCTTCGTGAATCGGGTAGCAACGCTAGCCGACACACACAGCCATCATCCGGACATCGATGTGCGTGTCGAGAAGGTGACGATCACTCTGTCGACACACGACGCGGGTGGGATTACGGAGAAGGACATCAAGCTGGCAGAGCAGATCGACTTCGCGACTTCGACCCACTAAGTGACGATTTAGGGAGCGGTCTCCAAAACGCTCCTGATCTCATCGAACCAATAGTCCGGCTGCTGTGCCTCGAGCGCATCTCGTTCGAACGGGCCCCAAAGTGCGGCCCCTGTCTTCGTGCCCGCACCACGTCCGGCCTGCATGTCGAAGGGAGAGTCTCCCACGAAGATCACGTCCCCCGGGCGATCCGTGAGGTCGAAGTACTCGAGCGCACGCACGACCGATTCGGGATCGGGTTTGGGCTTCTCCACTTCGTCATGACACACCAAGAAATCGATGTGCCCAAACAAGCCGCACGCTTCGAGCGTCCGCGCGGCGATTCCGCTTGCCTTGCTCGTTACCACGCCGAGTTTGACCCCGCGGCCGCGCAGTTCTTCCAAAACTGAATCAGCCCCGGGATAAGGCTTCACCATGTCGTCGTGAATCTCCCGCTGGAACGAGACATAGGTCTGGCGCATAGCTTCAGCCTGCGCCTCGTCCTCGGCGAAGTCTCTGATCTGCGTCGGGAGCGGCTTTCCCATGGTGTCGAGGAATAGCCGGTCCGGAGGTGCCTCACCCAAGTGTGTCTCCATCGTGTGCCGGTAGCTGCGCAGAATCAGCTCAACGGTGTCCGCGAGCGTACCGTCCAGATCAAAGAGTACGGCGGACCAATCGCGGCTCATCGCTGCTTCTCGTACCCGTCTTCGAGAAATCGTCGAATGATCTGGAAAACTTGAGTATCCCTCAGCAGACCGGCATGCGTGGGGCAGCACACTCGGTAGTCCGGAAAACCCACAAGCTTCGCGCTCTCAACCGGGATGATGCGCGTGTCGAGTGGCGTCCACACGGTAATCGCTTGCGTGCCCAGAGGAACCGCGGTCGCGGCATTGAGGGTGTCGAGGAACGCACTCTCAGGCTTCATCTCTAGGCGCCCCTCACCCCAGGACAGATAGGCGCTGTAAGTGCCCCGGTGGGGGGACGCGATAAACGCCACTCGCCGGACGGGTGCGTCCTGTTGGTGGAGGAGGTACCACCTCGTTGCCAAGCCCCCCATCGAGTGCGCCACGATATCCACCTTGTCGGCACCCGTCCGCTTCCGAAGATCTGTGACGGCAGCCGCGATCTCCTCCGCATGAACTCGGTTGCTTCCTGTGGGGCTGCGGAAGCCCATCGTCTCTATGTCTTTCCCCGCCCACCCAGATGCCACCAATCGGATCTTCAGAGCGGCGAGATCACGATCAGTGTCGAACCAGCCAGGGACGAGGAGAACCGGTACAAGAAGGAGCGCTTCTTCGGGCTCGGTCCGAACACTCATCGAACCAACTCCGACCATCGCCGCAATAATCACCGAAAACACGACGCGCATCTCAGACCCCCTGACGAATGAGTCGCTCGAGTGCGTCGAGCGCGAAGTCCGCCTGCGCGTCACTGAGCTCTGCGGGGGGTGACAGCTCGAGAACCTGGCCCCTGTCACCAGCAGGCAATACCAGAAGGCCCATCTCGAGCGCGGCTGAAGCCAATCGGACCGCATAGCCGTCCTCCTCGAACTCGATCCCGATGAGAAGGCCAAGGCCGCGGACGTCCACAACTCCGGCGGCCCCCTCGACGCGAGACCGAAGGGACTTGAGAAGCTGAGCCCCCAGCACACGGGAGCGCTCCACCACCGCCTCATTTTCGAGCGTCTCCAGGGCAGCCAGAGCGGCGGCACACGCGACGGGATGACCCAGGAACGTGCTCGTATGAATCGCCTCACCATCGCTCGCTGGCCAGGCATCCATCACATCCGCACGAGCCAAGCACGCGGAGATCGGCATGCCGCCACCAAGGGCCTTCCCCACACAAACCACATCAGGCCGAAGGCCCACCCGCTCGGAAGCCAGAGCCGCGCCACACCGGCCGAGGCCCGTGAACACTTCGTCCGCGATAAGCACCGCGTGGGACTCGGCTACGATCCGCGACAGAGCAGACATAAACCCGTGCGGCGCCAAGCGGACTCCGGCCCTTCCCTGTACGGGCTCGATGATGACAGCACCCACCGCGTCCCCGTTCGTAGCGCCCTCTGACAACGCCTGCCGAACGACATCTAGTGCGCGCTCAGCCCCGGCCTCACCTTCGCGCATGAAGTCCGGAAATGGGGCGAAGGCCACCCCCCCATACAGGCGCTCCTGGAACGGGGCCCGGAAATGCGTTCGCTCGGTCGTTGCAAGAGAACCGAGCGTAAGTCCGTGGTATCCACCCTCGAACGCGACGATACCCGGGCGGTTCGTGGCCAGGGCCGCAGTCTTCAAAGCGATCTCAACCGCCTCGGAGCCAGTCGACGCCAACGTCGCCTTCGTGTCCGACCACGGAGCCAAGCCGCACAACCGCTCCAAGAGCTGCACCTTCTGAACCGGTGGGTGCACATCTCCCATGCCGTGCATGAGACGAGCAGCCTGCCTCTGGACAGCCCCGACTACCGCCGGGTGCGCATGTCCGAGCAGAGCCACACCAAAGGCGCTTGTCAGGTCGAGATAGACACTCCCGTCCGGGTCACGGACGTTCGACCCCAACGCCTCTTCCCAGAAGACCGGCCATCCGGCGTCTCCGAACGTGACGTTACGCGATTCAACTGCCCGGAGGCGTTCAAGCAAAGCGCGCGAAACGGGACCAGGAGGACGTGAGCGGACGTCGGGCAGGAGCGATCCAAAATGATCGGCCTGTACGGTCACTCACCCTCCGTTGATTGGGTCCTAGGCGGCTGCGATCTCAGCAACCCCTGGGTTCACTCTGGAGATAGTCGATCGAAAGCCTGCATCCCCATCGCGTGGTACCCACAGTCTACATGAAGCGTCTCACCAGAGATCCCGGCACCCAAGGGAGAGCACAAGAACGCTGCCGCGTTACCGACGTCGGCAGCCGTGTTGGCCGCAAAAAGTGGGGAGTTCTCCTCATAGTACTTAACCATCGCGTCGATGGTGCCGATGGCTTTTGCCGCACGGCTCGCCAGAGGACCTGCACTGATCGTGTTGACCCGAATCCCGTACTTACGGCCGGCTTCATAGGCGAGAGTGCGCGTGTCGCCCTCGAGCGCGGACTTCGCGGAACTCATGCCACCACCGTACCCCGGGACAGCTTTCTCACCCGCGAGGTAGGAGAGCGACACGAGCGCGCCTCCCTTGTTCATGAGAGGGCCAAAGCGCTGGATCATACTCACCATCGAATAGGCGCTCGCGCTCACAGCTGCGAGATACCCGGCTCGGCTCGTCTCGATAAGTGGATTCCGAACTTCAGGTCCGTTCGCGAGCGAGTGCACGACGATGTCGAGGCAACCTTCGCCGAAGTCCGCCTTGAGCGAATCTGCTACCCCC is a window of Longimicrobiales bacterium DNA encoding:
- a CDS encoding aminotransferase class III-fold pyridoxal phosphate-dependent enzyme: MTVQADHFGSLLPDVRSRPPGPVSRALLERLRAVESRNVTFGDAGWPVFWEEALGSNVRDPDGSVYLDLTSAFGVALLGHAHPAVVGAVQRQAARLMHGMGDVHPPVQKVQLLERLCGLAPWSDTKATLASTGSEAVEIALKTAALATNRPGIVAFEGGYHGLTLGSLATTERTHFRAPFQERLYGGVAFAPFPDFMREGEAGAERALDVVRQALSEGATNGDAVGAVIIEPVQGRAGVRLAPHGFMSALSRIVAESHAVLIADEVFTGLGRCGAALASERVGLRPDVVCVGKALGGGMPISACLARADVMDAWPASDGEAIHTSTFLGHPVACAAALAALETLENEAVVERSRVLGAQLLKSLRSRVEGAAGVVDVRGLGLLIGIEFEEDGYAVRLASAALEMGLLVLPAGDRGQVLELSPPAELSDAQADFALDALERLIRQGV
- a CDS encoding HAD-IA family hydrolase, giving the protein MSRDWSAVLFDLDGTLADTVELILRSYRHTMETHLGEAPPDRLFLDTMGKPLPTQIRDFAEDEAQAEAMRQTYVSFQREIHDDMVKPYPGADSVLEELRGRGVKLGVVTSKASGIAARTLEACGLFGHIDFLVCHDEVEKPKPDPESVVRALEYFDLTDRPGDVIFVGDSPFDMQAGRGAGTKTGAALWGPFERDALEAQQPDYWFDEIRSVLETAP
- a CDS encoding enoyl-[acyl-carrier-protein] reductase, whose product is MLPIDLTGKRALVAGVADDKGYGWAIVRALSAAGANVCVGTWPPTLKIFTKSLERGKLDMSLPGGGEIVLEKIYPLDAVFDTQDDVPEEVSSDKRYRELKNYSIQGVADSLKADFGEGCLDIVVHSLANGPEVRNPLIETSRAGYLAAVSASAYSMVSMIQRFGPLMNKGGALVSLSYLAGEKAVPGYGGGMSSAKSALEGDTRTLAYEAGRKYGIRVNTISAGPLASRAAKAIGTIDAMVKYYEENSPLFAANTAADVGNAAAFLCSPLGAGISGETLHVDCGYHAMGMQAFDRLSPE
- a CDS encoding 4a-hydroxytetrahydrobiopterin dehydratase, yielding MKLNTESVRGWIKGRKGWRRRSNKLMKAFEFSSFRDSIVFVNRVATLADTHSHHPDIDVRVEKVTITLSTHDAGGITEKDIKLAEQIDFATSTH
- a CDS encoding alpha/beta fold hydrolase, which encodes MRVVFSVIIAAMVGVGSMSVRTEPEEALLLVPVLLVPGWFDTDRDLAALKIRLVASGWAGKDIETMGFRSPTGSNRVHAEEIAAAVTDLRKRTGADKVDIVAHSMGGLATRWYLLHQQDAPVRRVAFIASPHRGTYSAYLSWGEGRLEMKPESAFLDTLNAATAVPLGTQAITVWTPLDTRIIPVESAKLVGFPDYRVCCPTHAGLLRDTQVFQIIRRFLEDGYEKQR